In the Bacillus shivajii genome, one interval contains:
- a CDS encoding thymidine kinase: MHLTRREGWLEVVCGSMFSGKSEELIRRVRRASFGRQKVQVFKPKLDNRYSEKEVVSHNGTKVYALPIEEASQIWDLLEKDTHVVAIDEVQFFNEDVLHVVQDLADNGIRVIVAGLDQDFRGEPFGQVPHLMSLAESVSKLQAICLSCGSPASRTQRLIDGRPASYDDPIILVGASESYEPRCRHCHEVPGKLKGKEEVKAKHSYTSLI; encoded by the coding sequence ATGCATTTAACAAGGAGAGAAGGCTGGTTAGAAGTTGTATGCGGAAGCATGTTCTCCGGAAAATCCGAAGAACTTATTCGCCGAGTGCGTAGAGCAAGTTTTGGGCGCCAAAAAGTACAAGTGTTTAAGCCGAAACTGGACAACCGTTATAGTGAAAAAGAAGTTGTTTCTCATAATGGAACGAAAGTATATGCTCTACCGATCGAAGAGGCCTCTCAAATCTGGGATTTGCTTGAAAAGGATACACACGTTGTAGCGATCGATGAAGTTCAATTTTTTAACGAAGACGTATTACATGTCGTCCAAGATTTAGCTGACAACGGAATTCGTGTTATTGTTGCTGGGTTAGACCAGGACTTTCGTGGAGAGCCTTTTGGTCAAGTTCCACATTTAATGTCTTTAGCCGAATCAGTATCAAAGCTTCAAGCGATTTGCCTATCATGTGGCTCACCAGCAAGTCGTACACAACGATTAATCGATGGTAGACCGGCTTCTTACGATGACCCAATCATTTTAGTTGGGGCTTCTGAGTCATATGAACCACGTTGCCGTCATTGTCACGAAGTACCTGGAAAGCTAAAAGGGAAAGAAGAAGTAAAAGCAAAGCACTCATATACATCATTAATATAA